CTTCTATTAGGATACGGAATTGCTGTTCATTATCTGTCTGATTAACGACAACGACGACCAAGGAGCCATCCGGATTTAGAAAAGCTACGTTCGTAACCGTATCTATAGAGCCATAGTTACTTTCCACTCTTCGAGCACCGTATTGAATAAATTTGGATAACTGTCCCGTTAGATAAAATTCGGGAGTCTTCCAATGTTCATCCGTGCTCGCCGCATTTTGCACGATTAAGGTTGGGTCTGGAATGCCTACCCATTGATGCTTGCCAATCGTACTATCTAGCATAGTCACCCAAGCATTATAGCTCGAGGCCCAATTGCGGAAGTACTGTACAAACCTATCAGCAGCTTCAACGCCCCATAGGGATCGCTCAGTCATATGAATGGTCTTGTTCGGATACGCACTCTTGACCTCTCTCATAACGCTAGGCTCCCCTTCATAATCATGAAAGGCTATACCATCTGTCGCCGCATTTCCTTCCTTGTCATTGAGAATAGGACTAACATACATCCACCCATCACTGAAATTATGATCAAATATCCAGATTTGAGTGTCCAAGCTGTGCAAGACGAGCTCCTTTTTCAATGCAATTGCTAGCTCGTTATGACGCTCTGGACTCATATAGCAGCTTGGATAATCAATTTCGAGTAAAGGCTCATTCTGGAGCGTGATTGCATACAAGGGAATTCCTTGCTCTTGGTAAGCTTGTATAGCTTTACGAAGGTATTTGGCCAGCGCGTCCGTATATTGTTTACCTTCCTTTAATTGCCCTCTTCTTATATCCTCATTCGTTTTCATCCAAGCTGGAGGAGACCAGGGCGATGCAAAAATTTTCATATCAGGAGAAATCTCTAATAGCCTTTGCACCGTTTGAACAATTCCTAGATCAATATCCTTCTGGATAGAAAATCGCTCCAAATCAAAGTCACTTTCTCCCACTTCTAGATCATTATACGTATAAAAGGGCTGAGCCGTAAAATCTGACGTTCCCAACGTAATACGCATAAGATTAAAGCCGACTCCGCTGTCCCGATCTACGAGCTGAGTATAAATTTCTTCTCTCTTCTCATGCGACATTTTCGCTAAATTGTATATCGTGCTTTCTTCCAGTGAAGTGCCGATTCCGAGTATTTCTTGATAAGTAATCTTAGGAAAAATCGCAATAGTCGGAATAGGTGTCACGTCAGGAGCAGTAGCGAGTAAATTTTCTCTTTGTTCCAATTCATATGAAATTGGACTTGGACTGTAAAACCAGGCTCGGTCCCTTGGATTTTTTTCTGAGCTCCACCAAACCTCTACTTCGTCTTTCATCTGTTTGTTTAAGAATAGGCTCATGTTCATTTCTCCTCTTTCATGTAGTCATCTATTACTATGGCAGAACCTCGCCTCTTCTCTCTACTTAACTAATCGTACTTTTCTGCTCTCAAGCGTTATGTACAGGTGCAATAAATGAAACTTACAGCTTATTGCCTAATAAATGATGGGATTAACAAAAGAAACTACAAAAAACGGGGCTGTCCATAAGGTAACTTATATGGCCCATTGCTATATCAATCGATTATAGTTTTTGCGGGGAAGTATCTCCTTCCGGTTGTTGGTTGAGATCGTGAAATCTGAATGGGTAAACTCTTAAAAGGAGATTTCACGATCTCAAAGACAAACGCTTCGCTCCTACAGGAGATACTTCCCCTCTTTTTCAAATCGATTAAGGGTGGTGAAAATACAAAAACCAGCTAGTACTGCCCGCCACAGGTAAGCCTAGAGGTTAGTTGGATTTCGCTTGCGCATAATCTTCTCTAGCAAGCAGCAGTTGATAAATAACGAAAGGTGTTGGCACAGGAATCACCTCCTGTACCAACACCTTTTCGTTTGAACGTCATTTTTAATGAAAGTGAAACTATTCCTTAGGTGATCTTAAAATTCACTTTTGGGACAGCCCCGTTTTAAGTGATGTTAAGCTTTATTCAATATCTAACACCTTACATACTTGCGTTTGAAACCAAGCTGCCCTTTATCTATTGCCTTTTGAAGATTTTCGGAGGCGTGTAGGAATTTGCTTTTTGCCTTATCCTTTTTGACTTCTACTGGGCCTACTGTCTTTGCAGTCTCAACCGCTTTATCATGGAGCGGCGAATAGGATACTCCTACTGTGTATATAAAATTATTCATAGCGTATTTCGTTCTTTCGGGACAATCGCGAATCGTATTTGCCACAATTTCAAGCATATTGACTATTTTACTTTCAGAAAATTCATTGTCCTTTCTACTACCCAAAAGCCAGCAGTAACAGCTCCAGCCCGCTGACATTTTCAGTTCTTCGCCGCTTGCGATCCATTTGTCGGCAACCTCTTGAGCTATATCTGTTTCTGCCAAGGTTACTGCAACCACATAATCGGATAGCATAAAAAAATAAGCCTCATCAATCCAACGATCAAAATCCGCTTCAGTCATTGCTTTCGGGTCTGCAATTACGCCGGCAAAGTACATGGCATCGTAGTTCCCTGTGGCGTACAGCTGCTCAGCCAAAGCTTGATTTTTTTTAATTTTCTTGGCAATCGGCTTCATACTACCTGTTGTCACTCCAAAAAGCGGCTCGTGTGCGCCATTGGATTCGTAAATTTTCTTAGTTCGTTCCTTGCCTAGAGCTTCAAGCTCCTGCATAACTATTTCTAAATTCATACTTTAGCACTTCCTTCTTTGTAGAGGTTTACTTCATAAAGCGCGAAAGCTTTCAAGAGGACGGGATAAGCTCGATTTAGGCTTGCGGTTGACCAAATAAATACTGACTCCGATGAGAACAAGCCCCACCAAAAGATAAATAGAAAAAGATTCGTTCAAGAATATAACTCCGCTAGCAACGGATATGAGTGGGACTAGAAAGGTATAAGAAGCGACCTTGCTGGCATCTCCTGAACTCACCAGCTTGAAATAAACGACCCAAGATGTTGATATTCCGAGAATGATCCCGAAGAGAAGGCCGAAGATCAAATGCTCATTCCAAACGATGTCCGACCATTTTTCCGTAACCGAACCAACAGAAGTGAGAGCAATTCCCCCAAACGTACATTGAAAGGCCACCAGCCATATTGAATCTACCCGCAGACTCACTTTTTTGACATAAATCGTGCCGATAGCCCAACTAAGAGAGGTAATAAACGCCAAAACGATACCTAGAGCAGCGATATGTCCGGATAAACCTCCTGCGCTAACCGCCGCAACGCCAAGTATCCCAATAATCAAGCCTGCGATTTTTAACCTCGTCATCGACTCCCCTAGCCATAACCAAGCCATAATCCCTACAAGAACAGGCTGAAGGTACACGATAACCGAGAACAATCCAGCTGGCGTATGCATCATCCCAACAGTCTGAAGCCCATAAAATAGAGCAATATTAAACAAAGACGAAATGAGATAGATCGGCCAGCTTTCTTTCCAACGGATTTCCTTCCGTTTGGACCAAAAGACGACTATTAAAAGCATTCCTCCAATAAAAGTACGTAATCCGGAAAAAAGAAGAGGAGGGGTATATTCTAAGGCAATCTTATAGATCGGCCACGATATTCCCCATATAGTAACAAGAAAAGTGATTAGGATAATGGTCTGGGAGCGTGATAATTCCTTCATTGTGTGTGCCATTCTCCTATTCTGAAGTCTAATAACTCCTAAGAATCTATCATACGCCCCTTTTTTTTAGTTATCAAATGACTTTTTTAAGAAAAGATAGGCCATGAGCTCTACTCCTGTAGAAGATCATAGCCTGTCTGTCCACCTATAAGTTGTGTTGTGTAGCGCGCTAATTAAGACTGAATTTCGTTTACGATTTGACGGAGAGCCTCTTCAAGCCGCGTGGCCGAATGTCCTAACAGCTTCTGCAAATCATTGCTCTCGATTTCCAATGCACCCTCTCGGATCGCGCTCTGAAACCCCACCAGAATCGGAACGACTGGTTCAGGTACGCCTGCGCTGCTCATGATGCTAGCATAAGTAGCGTCATCGACTTGTTGAACAGGAACTTCCCGGCCTAACACCCCGGCAAGGATCGAAACCAATTCTTCTTGTGTAGTTAGTTTGCCAGATAGTTCATAGATGGAATTCTCATGACCTTCCCCGGTCAGTACAGCTACAGCTGCTTGTGCATAATCGCGTCGGGTTGCCCAACCTACTTTACCGGATCCTGCCGACGTTAACCAAGGAGCTCCTCCAAGGACCGCCTGAATGCTGCTCGTCTCGTTCTCCAAGTACCAGTTGTTGCGTAGGAAGGAATAAGGAATGCCCGTGTTTTTAATGGCTTCCTCAGTCGCACGATGCACTGGCGCAAGGAAAATGGGGTTCTCGCTAGCATTCCCTAAACTGGTATAAGCAATGAAACTAACATTAGCACGCTGAGCTGCCGCTACTGCAGCGTCATGCTGACGAATTCGCGTTTCGTTGTCGCCGTCCGTGGATACAATCAAGAGGCGATCGATACCCTCGAACGCTTTATCTAGCGTACCTGGTTGGTCAAAATCCCCAAGACGTACGTCCACGCCACGGGCACGAAGACTTTCCGCTTTCTGCGGGTTGCGGACGCTGACGGCCAAATCCTTAGCCGGAACAGTTTCCAACAACGTCTCTATTACAATCGATCCTAATTTCCCTGTTGCGCCTGTCACCAAAATTTTCATGTTAATTCCTCCATATTGTCGAATTTATTGTAACCCCGTCGTTATAACCGATTTAGTTACAACAAAGAGGTAAAAAAAAGCTCTAAGAGCTTTTTTTATACAAAGTGAGCTGTCAGCTGGCTTAAGTTTACTTGAGCTAACCTTTGTTCCATCGCTGATTGAGCTTCCTTCATTTCCAAACGAAGAGCTGCTTCAATGTTCCGGCCTACCAGGCAATGAGGATTCGGTTCATCGTGAAAATTAAACAGTTGACCGTCCTCGATGACTTCCACTGCGCGGTAAACGTCCAGAAGAGTGATCTGATCCCGGTCCCTCAGCAGGGAAGCACCGCCCACCCCGGGTCGAATGTCCACTAATCCTGCCTTCTTAAGCATCCCCATAATTCTGCGGATGATAACAGGATTCGTATTGACACTGCCCGCAATATAATCGCCGGTACAATCTTTCGAACTAGTGGCGATCAGCGAAAGGATGTGAACCGCAATGGAAAATCTGCTACTAATCTGCTTCACTTAGTATCACCACCGTTGTAACCATTGTAGTTACTACTCAACATAATGTCAACCTATAACCCATAATCCTGGCGTTAAGGAAGAAAAACGAATTTAGACTTATTCGATTTATCTGGCTCGAGCATAATAAGCTCACCTGCTTTGGTTACAGCAAGATTGGTATCCACCTTGACGATGCCCCGTTCCCCATCAATTCGTTCCACTTCCTTGCCCGTCATATAATCAAAGCCAAGCGTCGTTCCGTCATCGGCGACTGCCCACAATATCTCTGTATTGCCTCCGCCAAGCGATACGATGGAATGACCTTCCTTAAGCTTCGGATGAACGGTTACAGTTGAATTTTGTCTATCCCAAATGGAAATAGAGCCGTCTTCATGCAATGCCGCCTGATATCCTCTTCTGCTTGTAATCGCAATCGACTTGGGAAAATCAAGAGTTTCACTATACGGCTTACTCCTACCACCCCAAGTAACGATCGAACCGTCTGTTTTCAATGCAAGAGCTATATCTCCTGCCGAAATGGCTACGACATCCTTCAATTCGGATGGAACCTTAGTGTATCCAAGTCTGCTTGTCCCCCAAGCGATAACAGACCCGTCCTTTTTGAGCGCGAGCGAATACTCGTAACCTGCTTCTACGGCAACAACATCTCTCAAATCGGCAGGCACCGTTGATTCTCCGTAAGAGTTGTTTCCCCAGGCGAGTACATTCCCTGCTTTCGTTAAAGCAAGACCATGATTGGAAAGCGATACTGAGGCTATTCCCTCGGTAGTCGCCGGAATATCGCTTAACCCCGCGGTGCCAAGATCACCTTTTACAAATACCGTCCCATCCGATCGGACTGCAACATAGTCACTACTATAACTAGGAACGGCAATTGAAGCAATCGAAGTAAGGGCCTCTCCGCCTAGCGCCCTATGAGAGAAAGACTGACTCCATTTCATATATCGTCCGTCGCTTGTAAGACCGATCAGCTCGTCCTCGCCGGATGAAGCGATTGCCGCAAGCTTCGGCAAGTGTGTGGGCGTGTACGCTTGTCCTTCCTGCCAAACAACAAGGGAACCGTTTGACCGTAGTAGGAAAACCTCGGCAAATCCGGCGGCAATACCGACGACATCGCGGTACGGAATCTTTTGCTTCGATGGGGTATTCAGTCCCATCCCCCATGCAACGGCCGTCCCGTCACTTCGTAGCGCAGAGGACACCGTTGTTCCTGCCGCAATAGCAACGACATTCGAGAGACCGCTTGGCACGCGCGTGTTGCCCGCATAATCTTTGCCCCAAGCCACTACCGCTCCGTTCGATTTCAAAGCCAGCGCATGACTGTCACCGGCAGACACATCTTTCACGCCCGAGAGATTTTTCGGAATATTCGTTATGACATGTCCACCATCATCAATATAATGATAAAACGAAACTTTACCTGTGCGGTGTACCGTTAATAAAGTTCCTCTGTTCGACGAGATGGCAACAGCGTCTTTCGTCGTCGAAGGATTAATGCCCATAGTAACGGGGGAAAGGTCTTTCCCAGTGCCCCACTGCGCAATAGAGCCGTCTTTCCTAAGAGCGAACGACTTTGAGCGAGATGAGGCTACGCCGACAATATTTTTCAAGCTGTTTGGCGTCGTCGGCTCTCCTTTCTGCCGAGCCCCCCATACAGAAACGCTCCCATTACCCTTAACTGCCATATAATGCTTATCCATGGACGAAAGCTTTTTTTGCGAGGCTAACACCTGCTGATAGGTCAATGGCTTCGTTTCTTCGGCAGCGCTAACAGTTCCTCCAGCCGAAATCGTGCTAATAAGGAAGGTTAATGCCAAAAATAGCATTCCTGCCGTTTTCATCTTTCTTGCTGTAAGTACCTTCACGTGTGCAGCCTCCGAGTAGTTATTTCTTTGATAGTTACAAGTTCATGTCTAATAGAAAATATTAAATTCAAACTGACCGGATTGAGGATTATGACTCATAGAATATCTCATCTTGACCCCATTAATCTGGACAGTAGCATCAACATCCTCTTTTTCGTTAACTACTTTTTTAAGTAATTCCTTTAAACCCACTAGCTTAGTATTCGTTTGCTTTTCCATAATTTCTTTCATTACATCTAAAATCTTATCCTCTGTTTCAGGAAAGATGCGAATAATAGAAAGGCGATGTATGAAGGGATCATTTGAACCCACATCATAAAATAGTGCTGTTTCATCGTCCCCCTGCTTGAATGAATACCATCCACTATCGATATAATCTTCGTCAAGTATATATCCATATTTTAATCCTATTTCTTTAATTGGAGCCATATGCTTTACCATCTTATTATGCACGTAATCGGTCAAGCTCTCAGGCTCACCTAAGTCGGCTTTAATATGTACCGTCTGTGTAGCCCCATCCCATTTCACTTCAGCACCTATCGCTTCACTAACAAATCGGATTGGCACAAACGTACTGTTCATTTTTACAAATGGAGCCGCTCCAAGCTTAACCATTTTCCCGTTAACAAAAGCTTTTGTATCCCCAATAGTTAGTTTGATTTCAGTTTGCTGCTTATTGACAATAACCGTACGAGTTTTGGGATCCCACGTTACCTTTGCGTTAAGCATCTCAAAAACACCCCGCAACGGTATATACACATTCTTGTCTACTATGACTGGACTTTGGTCGAAATTGTATATGTTTTTCCCATTGATGCTTACCTTTACTCCTTTATCATAGGCCTCTTGCTCTGCTTTGCTAAAAGAGTGCTTTATCGTCTTAAAAGACCAGGTTTTGTTCTGCTTATTACCATTGATTTCATAATCAACGGATACGGTATAAGTCTCATCGTACGATAATTCACGTGCAGGATAGAGGAACAATGTTCCGGCGTATTCTTGAAAAAAGGGTATTTTATCTCCATTGCTGTTCTTTATGGTGGCCTTGATACTATCCGTTAGATCAGCGGGATGATTAAATGTAATGATGTATCCAGAATGGACGAGATCGTATTTTTTAATCGGGTTAGGTATTTCTGACTCTCCAAAAAAACTCAAAGCTACATTATTCATCCCATCATAAGGAAATACACTTATATCCTTGTTGCCTGTCCCAGTAACCATATTTAATACAGCAGCACCCTGTTCAATTCCAAAGCCGAACTCAGTCGCATTCGGATCAACTAGTGGTTCTCGGTGATAGGCTGTATCTAACCACGAATCTATAGCAGCTTTTGCAGTCGAAGCCCCTGTTACGATTTCACCAGCCGATTGAAACCCTCCAGCAGCTATTATCCTATCAGTAGGAGTAGCACCCGTATAGCCTACTTTCCCCGCTCTTTCAAAATGAACTTCTAATCCATCCCATAAGGTCTTATTAATTGAAATGTATTTCGCATGATTTTCAGCTGCTTTCGTAACATAGGCATTTAGCTTGACCGGCTTCACTCCGATCTTAGCTCTGATCTCATTCACGTAGTTCAGTGCTTCTATTTGATATTTTTTATAGGCATAGTCGGTGATTTCAGTGGGATTAATATTAACGATTATTGGGTCATGGTGAAAATCATTTTCCCATGTGCCAAATGTAATTGTTGCTTGAAATTTATACGAGAGTGGTTTGGTAGTAACAGTAAATGTGCGATCTGCTCCAATGGCAGGTTCATAGGTTTCATCACCTGTAAAAGGGTTGCCTGTTTCTTGCATCGCATACGAATTGGAAATGTAAATAGTTACTGCAGACTCTGAGCTATTCGTTATTCCTTTGAACGTTAGGGAACGATCATTATTAACATAAACTTGAATGCGATTATCCGAAAATGCGGCTGCATTACTGGATTCTGAAGCTGATACAGTAGCATAACCTAAATGATTTAATAGCCCAAATACTAGAACTAAAAGTAAGCCTTTTAACGTTTTTTTCACTGTTAGTCACTACCTTTTCATTATGTATTTCTTCACTATCGCTGCTTTAAAAGTAGGAACTTAACTAGTTAGACAAATAAAAAGAAAGCCATTTCGTTCAAGAATCGGACGGAATGGCTCCTTTTTATTATGAGATGTACTTACAAATCAGATTAATTCTGAATTTTGAAGAAGTCTTCTGATAATAACCGCTACCTCTGCTCTTGAAATATTAGCTTTTGGAGCAAGGGTTGAACTGCTTCTACCTGTAATGATTCCCGATTGAATGACTTCAGCAATACTTGCTTTAGCCCACTCTGCAACTTTATTGCCATCTGCGAATGGTTTAAGCAAATCAGCTGTTTCTTTAACGGAGAGCTTAGATTTCAGGTCGGTTAGTACCATTGCTTGAGAAATAATCTTCATCGCCTGCTCACGAGTAATGGTATCCGTCGGTCTGAAGGTTCCATCTTCAAATCCATTAATAAGCTTATACTCATATAAGGTTTGAACAGCCCCGCTGAACCAATCTGTTGTTTTCACATCGCTAAAAGAAGTAACTCCATTAACTAACTTTAAGCCTAATCCACGTACCATAACGGCTGCAAACTCAGCCCGTGTAATAGCTTGATTTGGATTAAACAAATCATTACCGATACCATTAATGACCATTCTTGAACCCATGTCGTTAACCTCTGTTTTAGCCCAATGCTGAGCTACGTCATCGAACGCTATCGGGTTATAAACAATGGAATAGGTACTATTCGTCAAGCTGTTCACCTTTGCATAATACTCGGTCCCGATAACAACGATTTTGGTAGGTACATGACGAACCATACCATCTGGTTCCACGACAATACCTGTTGTAATTTTATTCGGATCTACGCCGTCCGGGATCGCAATCGTTCTTTCTACATAGGCTTCAAACTTAGTAACGTCAATCCTTTTATCTCCATAGACAGCTCTTACGATAAAGTCAATAGATGGAACGACGATGGAAAAATCACCTTTCTGAGCGGAGCTTTCCACTAGGTTTACAGTATTCAGAGTTGGTGAGGCTATTTCAATCTGAATTTTAATGTCCTGAAGTCCTATAGCCTTTCCAAGTTGTTCGGATATAGAGCTAATATTTATTTGCTGTGCAGGTATCGTATAGGTTGCTTTATCTGACTTGATTTCGATAACTGCTTGCTTTTGCTCCATACTTTGGATCATTCGTCCGTTAAGCTCTCCGACAACAACGTCAACCTTAGTATCAATCGGGATAGTAATAACAGCTTTTTGACCTTCTGCTGTAAGTCTTTGATCCAGCTTTTTCTCATCTACGAGTATGTTTATTACCTTCTGATTGTTTCTTGTTGATGCTGTGGCATTTCCCGCATTTACCACCTTACCATTAACAAGTACATTAACTGTAATATCCTCCGGCGCTGATGGTGTTGATGTTGAAGGGGCCGACGGGTTTGTTATGAAGCTCAGCGTCGTTTCTGCTCCTGCTGGCGTTCCTGTTCCTGGGTCTGCTGCTACTCTGACTTTGACCGTATGCGTGCCCGAGAGATTAGGTGCATTCGTTCCCGTGTATCTCGTATAAGCTCCACCATCAACCTGGAACTCCATCGCTGTTGTTAAGCCTGTGATTGTGTTTGTTACATCATCCGCGCTCACGCTTGGCGCTGCTGGCGGGTTCGGCGTGAAGCTCAGCGTCGTTTCTGCTCCTGCTGGTGTTCCTGTTCCTGGGTCGGCCGCTACTCTGACTTTGACCGTATGCGTGCCTGAGAGATTTGGTGCATTCGTTCCGTTGTATTTCACATACGTTCCACCATCAACCTGGAACTCCATCGCTGTTGTTAGACCTGTGATCGTGTTTGCTACATCATCCGCGCTCACGCTTGGTGCTGCCGGCGGGTTCGGCGTGAAGTTCAGTGTCGTTTCTGCTCCTGCTGGCGTTCCTGTTCCAGCATCAGCTGCTACTCTGACTTTGACCGTATGCGTGCCTGAGAGATTTGGTGCATTCGTTCCGTTGTATTTCACATACGTTCCGCCATCCAGCTGGAACTCCATCGCTGTTGTTAGACCTGTGATTGTATTTGTTACATCATCCGCGCTCACACTTGGCGCTGCTGGCGGGTTCGGCGTGAAGCTCAGTGTCGTTTCTGCTCCTGCTGGCGTTCCTGTTCCAGCATCAGCCGCTACTCTGACTTTGACCGTATGCGTGCCTGAGAGATTTGGTGCATTCGTTCCGTTGTATTTCACATACGTTCCACCATCAACCTGGAACTCCATCGCTGTTGTTAGACCTGTGATTGTGTTTGTTACATCATCCGCGCTCACGCTTGGCGCTGCTGGCGGGTTCGGCGTGAAGCTCAGCGTCGTTTCTGCTCCTGCTGGTGTTCCTGTTCCTGGGTCGGCCGCTACTCTGACTTTGACCGTATGCGTGCCTGAGAGATTTGGTGCATTCGTTCCGTTGTATTTCACATACGTTCCACCATCAACCTGGAACTCCATCGCTGTTGTTAGAGCTGTGATCGTGTTTGCTACATCATCCGCGCTCAC
This portion of the Cohnella abietis genome encodes:
- a CDS encoding S-layer homology domain-containing protein, encoding MGEKSSKFLSTKRKLLSGMLAIVLLSSPVFGHLVPKAFAASGILTFSGVNEANGGLILTDGMNYNSGDVKADDILGISLKIYNVKRGDVNKEDSISLRMGSFAYRTDWLPSAGNQSGVAPIDATSGSGIVDGGVDVMIIKSDNGEAFSFKSIFMMNPDEARLVKFEGFLNAESKGSVILSINGDTYMETFTQSNGLTASYFQNVDEVRLTNQTGGDMNYGINIAFNNIEISDPVITVTPPAAPSVSADDVTNTIIGLTTAMEFKVDDGAYTKYTGTNAPDLSGTRTVKVRVAAGTGTPAGAETTLSFTPNPPAAPSVSADDVTNTITGLTTAMEFQVDGGTYTRYTGTNAPNLSGTHTVKVRVAAVAGTGTPAGAETTLNFTPNPPAAPSVSADDVTNTITGLTTAMEFQVDGGTYERYTGTNAPNLSGTHTVKVRVAADPGTGTPAGAETTLSFTPNPPAAPSVSADDVTNTITGLTTAMEFQVDGGTYERYTGTNAPNLSGTHTVKVRVAADSGTGTPAGAETTLNFTPNPPAAPSVSADDVTNTITGLTTAMEFQVDGGTYVKYNGTNAPNLSGTHTVKVRVAADAGTGTPAGAETTLSFTPNPPAAPSVSADDVTNTITGLTTAMEFQLDGGTYVKYNGTNAPNLSGTHTVKVRVAADAGTGTPAGAETTLNFTPNPPAAPSVSADDVANTITALTTAMEFQVDGGTYVKYNGTNAPNLSGTHTVKVRVAADPGTGTPAGAETTLSFTPNPPAAPSVSADDVTNTITGLTTAMEFQVDGGTYVKYNGTNAPNLSGTHTVKVRVAADAGTGTPAGAETTLSFTPNPPAAPSVSADDVTNTITGLTTAMEFQLDGGTYVKYNGTNAPNLSGTHTVKVRVAADAGTGTPAGAETTLNFTPNPPAAPSVSADDVANTITGLTTAMEFQVDGGTYVKYNGTNAPNLSGTHTVKVRVAADPGTGTPAGAETTLSFTPNPPAAPSVSADDVTNTITGLTTAMEFQVDGGAYTRYTGTNAPNLSGTHTVKVRVAADPGTGTPAGAETTLSFITNPSAPSTSTPSAPEDITVNVLVNGKVVNAGNATASTRNNQKVINILVDEKKLDQRLTAEGQKAVITIPIDTKVDVVVGELNGRMIQSMEQKQAVIEIKSDKATYTIPAQQINISSISEQLGKAIGLQDIKIQIEIASPTLNTVNLVESSAQKGDFSIVVPSIDFIVRAVYGDKRIDVTKFEAYVERTIAIPDGVDPNKITTGIVVEPDGMVRHVPTKIVVIGTEYYAKVNSLTNSTYSIVYNPIAFDDVAQHWAKTEVNDMGSRMVINGIGNDLFNPNQAITRAEFAAVMVRGLGLKLVNGVTSFSDVKTTDWFSGAVQTLYEYKLINGFEDGTFRPTDTITREQAMKIISQAMVLTDLKSKLSVKETADLLKPFADGNKVAEWAKASIAEVIQSGIITGRSSSTLAPKANISRAEVAVIIRRLLQNSELI